One stretch of Armigeres subalbatus isolate Guangzhou_Male chromosome 2, GZ_Asu_2, whole genome shotgun sequence DNA includes these proteins:
- the LOC134217556 gene encoding uncharacterized protein LOC134217556 isoform X2, with protein sequence MSTLNTNLRICTSCRLNGDKRAICISSVEQSAGSSKTTATEELPDVSTTTEELPEVLSAESLATVPSAKSVSTNQSEDECIQKVNIERFNEGIAGIKVTPIKWSKMDYVYYPEKKYREINEAVRRNLFKLGPDDVENTDYDEPWPSGRCSLLN encoded by the coding sequence atgtccacattgaatacaaatttacgcatttgcacgtcctgccgtctaaacggtgacaaaagagcaatctgtatatcatcggttgagcagagcgcaggaagttcgaaaacgacagcaactgaggaattgccagatgtatcgacaacaactgaggaattaccagaagtattaagtgctgagagccttgccaccgtaccatcagcgaaatctgtttcaacaaatcaatcggaagatgagtgtatccaaaaggtcaacatcgaacgctttaacgagggcatagctgggataaaagtgactccgattaaatggagtaagatggactacgtttattacccggagaaaaaataccgtgaaataaacgaagctgtacgaagaaacctcttcaaattaggacctgatgatgtggaaaatacagactacgatgag
- the LOC134217554 gene encoding 30 kDa salivary gland allergen Aed a 3-like, with protein MKFLVILLVAFSLVSLVFSRPMPEDEEGGTEEEGAEEAGDDAGSEGGDESADDAGGEDGGEETGGDDAGGSGGDGQNDPANTYKEVVALLDKDTKVDNIQSEYLRPALDNTLQAELRNPVVEAIGKVGDYSKIQECFKSMGTDVKKVVDEEEKTFKDCNAEKKSEYECSEASTKSAKDKIAQITTQIKSCVSSKGN; from the exons ATGAAATTCTTGGTTATACTGTTAGTGGCATTCAGCCTGGTGAGCTTGGTGTTCTCCAGACCGATGCCAGAGGACGAGGAAGGAGGTACCGAGGAGGAAGGTGCCGAAGAAGCTGGCGATGATGCCGGCAGCGAGGGTGGAGATGAGTCGGCGGACGATGCTGGAGGCGAAGATGGCGGAGAAGAGACCGGTGGTGACGATGCTGGAGGCAGTGGAGGAGACGGTCAAAATGATCCCGCTAACACGTACAAAGAGGTGGTTGCTCTGCTGGATAAGGATACCAAGGTGGACAACATCCAGAGCGAGTACCTTCGGCCGGCACTGGATAACACGCTGCAAGCAGAACTGAGGAACCCGGTGGTTGAAGCCATTGGTAAAGTTGGTGATTATTCGAAG ATTCAGGAATGCTTCAAATCCATGGGCACCGACGTGAAGAAGGTGGTTGATGAGGAAGAGAAGACATTCAAGGATTGTAATGCCGAAAAGAAGAGCGAATACGAGTGCTCGGAGGCCAGTACCAAGTCGGCCAAGGACAAAATAGCCCAAATAACGACACAAATTAAATCGTGCGTTTCGTCCAAAGGGAATTAA